In Daucus carota subsp. sativus chromosome 4, DH1 v3.0, whole genome shotgun sequence, one DNA window encodes the following:
- the LOC108216837 gene encoding uncharacterized protein At3g28850 yields the protein MGCASSKLFKKDLKRDIIHFENAQQDYPNHVVSLTSSTYGALNLDKDPQPQQCVNVVQPRKSLSRQEPEIINAWELMEGLEEGAPVVIQPKKSSPRPRAFLRGFADLDVKSPLKFLNQLGSPKTGKRSVGKENKGQVNGVARWDCSPKRVLKQSNVLENSRKNSPNIRLPVKCDMTKLDLGGVSFRRRSLSPLFDPEKVDTTKDGEEKVKKMVTESATSWKARNLEDAESILQVFDKICPPGGENAVVIYTTTLRGIRKTFEDCNIVRSIIESHHVQMFERDVSMDSGFREELRGLMGTKQVKVPVVFVKGRLVGGADEILKLDEEGKLGLLLDRIPRAGVGCQGCSGVRFVMCVKCNGSCKLFDEDGRKTLKCDECNENGLIQCPICC from the coding sequence ATGGGTTGTGCATCTTCAAAACTGTTTAAGAAAGATCTCAAACGAGATATTATTCACTTTGAAAATGCCCAACAAGATTATCCCAACCATGTTGTTTCTCTGACTTCATCGACTTATGGTGCTCTCAATCTGGATAAAGATCCGCAGCCTCAACAATGTGTGAATGTGGTTCAGCCTAGGAAGTCTTTGTCGCGACAAGAGCCGGAGATTATTAATGCTTGGGAGTTGATGGAAGGGCTTGAAGAAGGGGCGCCTGTTGTGATTCAACCCAAGAAGAGTAGTCCTAGACCCAGGGCTTTTCTTCGCGGGTTTGCTGATTTGGatgtgaagagtcctttgaagtttttgaatcaacttgGTTCACCGAAGACGGGGAAGAGGTCTGTTGGGAAGGAGAATAAGGGGCAAGTTAATGGCGTTGCACGGTGGGATTGTAGTCCTAAAAGGGTTTTGAAGCAGAGCAATGTGTTGGAGAATTCGAGGAAGAATTCACCAAATATCAGGCTTCCGGTGAAATGTGATATGACTAAATTGGATCTTGGGGGGGTTTCGTTTAGGAGGAGGAGTTTGAGTCCACTGTTTGATCCAGAAAAAGTGGATACTACTAAAGATGGAGAGGAGAAGGTTAAGAAGATGGTGACTGAATCTGCCACATCCTGGAAGGCCCGAAATTTGGAAGACGCGGAGAGCATTCTtcaagtgtttgataaaatctGCCCGCCTGGTGGTGAGAATGCAGTGGTCATTTACACGACCACGCTGAGAGGAATTAGGAAGACATTTGAGGATTGCAACATTGTTAGGTCTATCATTGAGTCGCATCATGTTCAGATGTTTGAACGTGATGTGTCAATGGACTCTGGGTTTAGGGAGGAACTGAGAGGACTAATGGGGACAAAGCAAGTGAAAGTTCCGGTTGTGTTTGTTAAAGGAAGACTGGTTGGTGGAGCTGATGAGATATTGAAGTTGGATGAGGAGGGGAAACTCGGATTACTGCTTGATAGGATACCAAGGGCAGGAGTTGGTTGCCAAGGGTGCAGCGGTGTGAGGTTTGTGATGTGTGTCAAGTGCAATGGGAGTTGTAAGCTTTTCGATGAAGATGGGAGGAAGACCCTGAAGTGCGACGAGTGCAATGAGAATGGCTTGATTCAGTGCCCCATATGTTGTTGA
- the LOC108217453 gene encoding uncharacterized protein LOC108217453 has product MPPPVDLDALDTSCTTASDRKIACEQVADADGNSHSPSRSSDAAEEFNDVPPDFPAESFWLSQDAEFDWFDRNAFLERKESTRGNICSATNQSNNTTSQRFAKQLNSKAAILGMPNTQKSNHVDNKRRQSKAPIMRLFPSKRSESIKSTAGIAEPSSPKVSCIGRVRSKKSRSRRRKVTVKAVVERTRSADEVKKKKGFYSGLMSLFRSDRKCTNKGSVRISEPVVKSVSRKKKCEDPIQESCESACEPVGLGGMTRFVSGRRSESWIVGEESDAARNDSLEAFRKSGSTRRL; this is encoded by the coding sequence ATGCCGCCACCGGTTGATCTCGACGCTTTAGATACCTCCTGCACCACCGCTAGCGACCGCAAAATCGCCTGCGAACAAGTCGCTGATGCCGACGGCAACTCCCACTCACCGTCCCGATCCTCCGACGCCGCGGAAGAATTCAACGACGTTCCTCCCGATTTTCCCGCTGAATCGTTCTGGCTCTCACAAGACGCCGAGTTCGACTGGTTCGACCGCAACGCGTTCCTCGAGCGCAAAGAGTCAACTCGAGGCAACATATGTAGCGCTACTAATCAGTCTAACAACACGACGTCGCAGCGATTCGCGAAACAATTGAATTCGAAAGCTGCTATACTTGGAATGCCTAACACGCAGAAGAGCAATCATGTTGATAATAAGCGGAGGCAGAGTAAAGCGCCGATTATGAGATTGTTCCCGTCGAAAAGATCGGAGTCGATTAAGTCGACGGCGGGGATTGCGGAGCCTTCGTCGCCGAAAGTTTCGTGTATCGGAAGAGTGAGATCGAAGAAGAGCCGGAGCCGGAGGAGGAAAGTTACGGTGAAGGCGGTGGTGGAGAGGACGAGATCGGCGGATgaagtgaagaagaagaaaggtttTTACTCCGGTTTAATGTCGTTGTTCCGGTCGGACCGGAAGTGTACGAATAAAGGTTCGGTGAGGATCAGTGAACCGGTGGTTAAATCGGTTTCTAGAAAGAAGAAGTGTGAGGATCCGATTCAAGAGAGTTGTGAATCGGCTTGTGAACCGGTCGGTTTGGGAGGGATGACCCGGTTTGTGTCCGGTCGTCGGTCCGAGTCGTGGATTGTTGGGGAAGAATCTGACGCGGCGAGAAATGATTCGCTGGAAGCGTTCCGTAAGAGTGGGTCCACTAGGCGGCTATAA
- the LOC108217454 gene encoding alpha carbonic anhydrase 1, chloroplastic has protein sequence MELSLLAIAISAFIVTTQAAPGADNIIEFSYSGAKGPDKWGSLDPKFKTCSDGKAQSPINILHSKAAQGTNMTLNRKYIPATATLVNNGFNVGIHFEENAGVIGVDGKDYRLQQIHWRTPSEHNINGKAYDAELQLLHKADDGSIFMGAILYQIGNGDIVLTKIHRKLEELGREKCGGDEHARIDLGKLDPNPLRKCTRRYFRYQGSFTTPPCTENVIWHVFEKVRTISKQQLELLKAPMLPAFKSNSRPVQPDNGRQVVLNYDQRMKS, from the exons ATGGAACTCTCCCTTCTCGCAATTGCAATTTCAGCTTTCATTGTCACCACACAAGCCGCTCCTGGTGCAGATAATA TTATTGAATTCAGTTATTCGGGCGCTAAAGGGCCTGATAAGTGGGGAAGCCTCGACCCCAAGTTTAAGACATGCTCAGATGGTAAAGCACAGTCTCCAATTAACATTCTGCATAGCAAGGCAGCTCAGGGCACCAACATGACCTTGAACAGAAAGTATATACCCGCCACGGCTACCTTGGTTAACAATGGCTTCAATGTCGGg ATACATTTTGAAGAAAATGCCGGTGTTATAGGCGTAGATGGCAAGGATTATCGTCTCCAACAAATTCATTGGCGCACTCCATCTGAGCACAATATAAATGGGAAAGC ATATGACGCGGAGCTTCAATTGCTTCACAAGGCTGATGACGGGAGCATTTTTATGGGTGCCATTCTTTACCAAATTGGCAATGGCGATATAGTTCTCACCAAG ATACACAGAAAATTAGAAGAGCTAGGTAGAGAAAAATGTGGAGGCGACGAACATGCTCGTATTGATCTTGGGAAGTTGGACCCGAACCCGCTGAGAAAATGTACTCGCAGGTATTTCAGATACCAGGGCTCTTTCACCACGCCTCCATGTACCGAAAACGTTATTTGGCACGTCTTTGAAAAG GTAAGGACTATATCTAAACAACAACTAGAGTTGTTGAAGGCTCCAATGTTACCGGCATTTAAAAGCAACTCAAGACCTGTGCAACCAGATAACGGCCGACAGGTCGTGCTTAATTATGATCAGAGGATGAAGAGCTAG